A single window of Anaerocolumna chitinilytica DNA harbors:
- a CDS encoding GNAT family N-acetyltransferase, translating into MKQYTFISDYKENKELRTSFEALAKRTFGIDFEEWYQRGYWGDAFRPYSFMDGSSIISNVSVNKMPFTLCGQRKFFIQLGTVMTDVDYRGQGLNRQLIEIILKEYKSTCDGIYLLANDRVLDYYPKFGFQKAVEYQYSKELKNTGSREAMIYPLGKKEDYEKIEIIIKKAVKSSLFEMENSGLILFYLTYFMKNSLYYIRSLNTYAIAEEREGILFLHQVISEEEVELDKVIKAFGAGIKKVVLGFVPQNPGSFEKSILKEEDTTLFVLGEGWEEFKQKGLRFPILSHA; encoded by the coding sequence ATGAAACAGTATACATTTATTTCAGATTATAAAGAGAATAAGGAACTTAGAACCAGCTTTGAGGCATTGGCCAAAAGAACTTTTGGAATAGATTTTGAAGAATGGTATCAGCGTGGATATTGGGGGGATGCCTTTCGGCCTTATTCTTTCATGGATGGCAGTAGCATCATCTCCAATGTTTCGGTTAATAAAATGCCATTTACTTTGTGCGGGCAGAGGAAGTTCTTTATACAGCTGGGGACTGTTATGACGGACGTTGATTACCGTGGGCAAGGTCTGAATCGGCAGCTGATAGAAATAATATTGAAGGAATATAAAAGTACCTGTGATGGAATTTATCTTTTGGCCAATGATCGTGTGCTGGACTATTATCCAAAGTTTGGATTTCAAAAGGCTGTGGAGTATCAATACAGTAAGGAATTAAAGAATACCGGCAGCAGAGAAGCAATGATATACCCTTTGGGGAAGAAGGAAGACTATGAAAAAATAGAGATAATTATAAAAAAAGCGGTAAAAAGCAGTCTTTTTGAGATGGAGAATAGCGGACTTATTCTGTTTTACCTTACTTATTTTATGAAGAACTCCCTTTATTACATCAGGTCTTTGAATACCTATGCAATAGCGGAGGAAAGGGAAGGAATCCTCTTCCTGCACCAGGTTATTTCAGAAGAGGAAGTGGAACTTGATAAAGTGATAAAAGCCTTCGGTGCTGGTATTAAAAAGGTTGTATTGGGGTTTGTTCCTCAAAATCCCGGCAGTTTTGAGAAAAGTATTTTAAAAGAAGAGGATACCACTCTCTTTGTTCTTGGAGAAGGTTGGGAGGAATTTAAGCAGAAAGGTCTGCGCTTTCCCATATTGTCTCATGCGTGA
- a CDS encoding methyltransferase domain-containing protein, with protein sequence MPLRDSVSLGLNGVVPVKGMVIRLDKKQEMVPQELKDWLEETKDVKLEEMSEFFGARVEEYEEHMAPWKKYYSWMAKELPENAKEILDIGCGTGLELDAVFGRFPKMQVTAIDLSEVMLRQLNEKHENRNLHLICEDYFTANFGEECYDAAISFETLHHFTADKKREVFQKLYKSIKPGGCYIECDYIAGSIEEEELLLSECKRRRKRDGIPDNIFVHFDIPLTLEHEIKTMEEAGFEKVEVLGYLGENRTPMIRAWKIEGTVTILNISQMTGLTDRTIRNYIKRGLLQGNLIKGVWRFSKASLEAFFDEKFVKQGLEGKAAILVEHFLSDWKEIDDSLCSVYKLKINNDNSQKLCDELLEKINANNYRGMQFYYNFNKKTKIAKFVVTGLPEDVIDITKLLNTFRKQKLTQNSI encoded by the coding sequence GTGCCGTTAAGGGATAGTGTAAGCCTTGGTTTAAATGGAGTAGTTCCGGTGAAAGGTATGGTGATTCGTTTGGATAAGAAGCAGGAAATGGTGCCTCAGGAGTTAAAGGATTGGCTGGAAGAAACAAAAGATGTAAAGTTAGAAGAAATGAGTGAATTTTTTGGCGCAAGAGTAGAGGAATACGAAGAGCATATGGCTCCCTGGAAGAAATATTATTCATGGATGGCAAAAGAGCTTCCGGAGAATGCAAAGGAAATACTTGATATTGGCTGCGGTACAGGGCTTGAGTTAGACGCTGTATTCGGAAGGTTTCCTAAAATGCAGGTGACTGCGATTGATTTATCTGAGGTCATGTTAAGGCAGTTAAATGAAAAGCATGAGAATAGAAATCTGCATCTCATATGCGAAGATTATTTTACTGCCAACTTTGGAGAGGAATGTTACGATGCAGCAATCTCCTTTGAAACCCTTCACCATTTTACGGCAGATAAAAAGAGAGAGGTATTTCAAAAGCTCTACAAAAGCATAAAGCCGGGCGGCTGTTATATAGAGTGTGATTACATAGCAGGTTCTATTGAAGAGGAAGAACTCTTGCTTTCGGAATGTAAGCGCAGAAGAAAACGGGATGGGATTCCGGATAATATTTTTGTTCATTTTGACATACCGCTTACTCTGGAACATGAAATAAAAACGATGGAAGAAGCCGGGTTTGAGAAGGTTGAAGTTCTGGGATATCTGGGAGAGAACAGGACACCAATGATTAGGGCGTGGAAAATAGAGGGAACAGTAACAATCTTAAACATATCTCAAATGACAGGACTTACAGATCGTACAATCAGAAATTATATAAAGAGAGGTCTCCTACAAGGCAATCTTATAAAAGGTGTATGGCGTTTTTCAAAAGCGAGTTTAGAAGCTTTCTTTGATGAAAAGTTTGTAAAACAAGGACTTGAGGGCAAAGCAGCTATCCTTGTGGAACATTTTCTAAGTGATTGGAAAGAAATAGACGACTCTCTTTGTTCTGTATATAAGTTGAAAATAAATAATGATAATTCCCAGAAATTGTGTGACGAACTTCTGGAAAAAATTAATGCGAATAATTATCGAGGAATGCAATTTTACTATAATTTTAATAAGAAGACTAAAATTGCTAAATTTGTTGTTACTGGATTACCCGAAGACGTAATAGATATAACTAAATTACTAAATACTTTCAGGAAGCAGAAGTTAACCCAGAATTCAATATGA